In Burkholderia contaminans, the following proteins share a genomic window:
- a CDS encoding SGNH/GDSL hydrolase family protein: MGYPFATAALGPLLFAQGRYVRRVTPRLPEAAGPRDGVAGDGPPLRVLVVGDSAAAGVGVATQRDALSGQLASALAATHRVSWKLLARTGLTTREFVDWLAAEPAEPFDVAVTSLGVNDVTGGVPPARWQAQQAELVRLLAARFRVGHAILSAVPPMERFPALPQPLAWYLGLRAKRLNTALAGWAATQPHCTFLRVELPLERRLMATDGFHPGATACAVWAEQVAAAVRQRAAV; encoded by the coding sequence ATGGGATACCCGTTCGCCACCGCTGCCCTTGGCCCGCTGCTGTTCGCGCAGGGGCGCTACGTGCGCCGCGTCACGCCGCGGCTGCCCGAGGCGGCCGGCCCGCGCGACGGCGTGGCGGGCGATGGGCCGCCGCTGCGCGTGCTGGTGGTCGGCGATTCGGCCGCCGCGGGCGTCGGTGTCGCGACGCAGCGCGACGCGCTGTCCGGGCAGCTGGCGAGCGCGCTCGCGGCCACCCACCGCGTGAGCTGGAAGCTGCTCGCGCGCACCGGCCTGACCACGCGGGAATTCGTCGACTGGCTCGCCGCCGAGCCGGCCGAGCCGTTCGACGTGGCCGTCACGTCGCTCGGCGTCAACGACGTGACGGGCGGCGTGCCGCCGGCCCGCTGGCAGGCGCAGCAGGCCGAGCTCGTCCGGTTGCTCGCCGCGCGCTTCCGGGTCGGGCACGCGATCCTGTCCGCGGTGCCGCCGATGGAGCGCTTTCCGGCGCTGCCGCAGCCGCTCGCGTGGTATCTCGGGCTGCGCGCGAAGCGGCTCAACACGGCGCTCGCCGGGTGGGCCGCCACGCAGCCGCACTGCACGTTCCTGCGCGTCGAGCTGCCGCTCGAGCGCCGCCTGATGGCCACCGACGGCTTCCACCCCGGCGCAACCGCCTGCGCGGTGTGGGCCGAGCAGGTCGCCGCCGCCGTGCGGCAGCGGGCAGCCGTATGA
- a CDS encoding UvrD-helicase domain-containing protein: protein MSAGLNPAQNEAVRYLDGPCLVLAGAGSGKTRVITQKIAHLIEAKGFEPRHIAAVTFTNKAAAEMRERVSKLLEGKTLTTPGKEGRKVPVNQLTVCTFHSLGVQILRQEAEHVGLKPQFSIMDSDDCFGMIQEQIGTTDKGLIRKIQSTISLWKNGLIMPDEAMTIAANEDEHQAALVYRNYVATLHAYQAVDFDDLIRLPAELFAKNEQVRDRWQNKLRYLLIDEYQDTNACQYELLKLLAGPRAAFTAVGDDDQAIYGWRGATLENLAQLGKDFPKLHVIKLEQNYRSTVRILTAANNVIANNPKLFEKKLWSEHGMGDSITVTPCNDEEHEAESVVFRLSAHKFERRAQFRDYAILYRGNFQARIFEQVLRRERIPYVLSGGQSFFDKAEIKDLCAYLRLIANADDDPAFIRAVTTPRRGIGNTTLEALGSFAGQAKVSLFEAVYMGGIEARLSARQVEPLRMFCDFIQRLTERADKDPATAVLDDMMEAIHYEAYLYDAFDERQAQSKWQNVLEFLEWLKRKGTKPEAEAVDGEAEGFHNADGLADTGKNLLGLIQTVALMSMLEGKDEDPDAVRLSTVHASKGLEYPHVFLVGVEEGIMPHRGGSEDDGPIDNERIEEERRLMYVAITRAQRSLHLNWCKKRKRARETVVCEPSRFIPEMGLDDAPPPTPEEAPMSPKDRLASLKALLQK from the coding sequence ATGTCCGCAGGCCTGAATCCCGCCCAGAACGAAGCGGTGCGCTACCTCGACGGTCCCTGTCTCGTGCTCGCCGGCGCGGGCAGCGGCAAGACCCGCGTGATCACGCAGAAGATCGCGCACCTGATCGAAGCGAAAGGCTTCGAGCCGCGCCACATCGCCGCCGTCACGTTCACGAACAAGGCGGCCGCCGAAATGCGCGAGCGCGTGTCGAAGCTGCTCGAGGGCAAGACGCTCACCACGCCCGGCAAGGAAGGCCGCAAGGTGCCCGTCAACCAGCTCACCGTCTGCACCTTCCACTCGCTGGGCGTGCAGATCCTGCGCCAGGAGGCCGAGCACGTCGGCCTGAAGCCGCAGTTCTCGATCATGGATTCGGACGATTGCTTCGGGATGATCCAGGAGCAGATCGGCACGACCGACAAGGGCCTGATCCGCAAGATCCAGAGCACCATCTCGCTGTGGAAGAACGGCCTGATCATGCCCGACGAGGCGATGACGATCGCGGCCAACGAGGACGAGCACCAGGCCGCGCTGGTCTACCGCAACTACGTCGCGACGCTGCACGCGTACCAGGCGGTCGACTTTGACGACCTGATCCGCCTGCCCGCCGAGCTGTTCGCGAAGAACGAACAGGTGCGCGACCGCTGGCAGAACAAGCTGCGCTACCTGCTGATCGACGAGTACCAGGACACCAACGCGTGCCAGTACGAGCTGCTGAAGCTGCTCGCGGGCCCGCGCGCGGCGTTCACGGCGGTGGGCGACGACGACCAGGCGATCTACGGCTGGCGCGGCGCGACGCTCGAGAACCTCGCGCAGCTCGGCAAGGATTTCCCGAAGCTGCACGTGATCAAGCTCGAGCAGAACTACCGGTCGACGGTGCGCATCCTCACTGCCGCGAACAACGTGATCGCGAACAACCCGAAGCTGTTCGAGAAGAAGCTGTGGTCCGAGCACGGAATGGGCGATTCGATCACCGTCACGCCGTGCAATGACGAAGAGCATGAAGCCGAATCGGTCGTGTTCCGGCTGTCCGCGCACAAGTTCGAGCGGCGCGCGCAGTTCCGCGACTACGCGATACTGTATCGCGGCAACTTCCAGGCGCGGATCTTCGAACAGGTGCTGCGCCGCGAGCGGATCCCGTACGTGCTGTCCGGCGGCCAGTCGTTCTTCGACAAGGCCGAGATCAAGGATCTGTGCGCATACCTGCGGCTGATCGCGAACGCCGACGACGATCCCGCGTTCATCCGCGCGGTCACTACGCCGCGCCGCGGGATCGGCAACACGACGCTCGAAGCGCTCGGCTCGTTCGCGGGCCAGGCGAAGGTGTCGCTGTTCGAGGCCGTGTACATGGGCGGGATCGAGGCGCGGCTGTCCGCGCGCCAGGTCGAGCCGCTGCGGATGTTCTGCGACTTCATCCAGCGCCTGACCGAGCGCGCGGACAAGGATCCGGCCACCGCCGTGCTCGACGACATGATGGAGGCAATCCACTACGAGGCGTACCTGTACGACGCGTTCGACGAACGGCAGGCGCAGTCGAAGTGGCAGAACGTGCTCGAATTCCTCGAATGGCTGAAGCGCAAGGGCACCAAGCCCGAGGCGGAAGCGGTCGACGGTGAGGCGGAAGGCTTCCACAACGCGGACGGCCTCGCCGATACGGGCAAGAACCTGCTCGGCCTGATCCAGACCGTCGCGCTGATGTCGATGCTCGAGGGCAAGGACGAAGACCCGGACGCCGTGCGGTTGTCGACCGTCCACGCGTCGAAGGGGCTCGAGTATCCGCACGTGTTCCTGGTCGGCGTCGAGGAAGGCATCATGCCGCACCGCGGCGGCTCCGAGGACGACGGCCCGATCGACAACGAGCGGATCGAGGAGGAGCGCCGGCTGATGTACGTGGCGATCACGCGCGCGCAGCGCAGCCTGCACCTGAACTGGTGCAAGAAGCGCAAGCGGGCGCGCGAGACGGTCGTGTGCGAACCGTCGCGCTTCATCCCGGAGATGGGGCTCGACGACGCGCCGCCGCCGACGCCGGAAGAGGCGCCGATGTCGCCGAAGGACCGGCTCGCGAGCCTGAAGGCGTTGCTGCAGAAGTGA
- a CDS encoding c-type cytochrome, translating to MSEAPHESPVKTPGQLIAVIIASFAIPIILIVLFANYANHAFRSGAGTDALSDEQVAARVAPLAKVDVKDANAPRTYKTGEEVYKAVCVTCHGTGAAGAPKFGNKDDWAPRISQGFDTLLKTALAGKGAMPPRGGTSPDDVSDYEIARAIVYMANNDGANFPEPAAPAANAAQPASGAAAASGAADAASAQVAAARAAIAAIPKAGEAPAAAAAPAGADAGKALYTSTCQACHAAGVLGAPKFGSKEDWAPRLKDSMDTVYNYALHGKGAMPAKGGSNASDADVKAAVDYMVNASK from the coding sequence ATGAGCGAAGCACCCCACGAATCTCCCGTCAAAACCCCCGGGCAGCTGATTGCCGTCATCATCGCGTCGTTCGCGATTCCGATCATCCTGATCGTCCTGTTCGCCAACTATGCGAACCATGCGTTCCGTTCCGGCGCCGGCACGGACGCGCTATCCGACGAACAGGTCGCCGCACGCGTCGCCCCGCTCGCGAAGGTCGACGTGAAGGACGCCAACGCGCCCCGCACGTACAAGACCGGCGAGGAAGTCTACAAGGCCGTCTGCGTGACCTGCCACGGCACGGGCGCCGCCGGCGCGCCGAAGTTCGGCAACAAGGACGACTGGGCGCCGCGCATCTCGCAAGGTTTCGACACGCTGCTGAAGACGGCACTGGCCGGCAAGGGCGCGATGCCGCCGCGCGGCGGCACGAGCCCCGACGACGTCAGCGACTATGAAATCGCCCGAGCGATCGTCTACATGGCGAACAACGACGGCGCGAACTTCCCCGAACCGGCCGCGCCGGCCGCCAACGCGGCGCAACCCGCCAGTGGCGCCGCAGCCGCGTCGGGCGCGGCTGACGCCGCGAGCGCGCAAGTCGCCGCGGCCCGGGCAGCGATCGCCGCGATCCCGAAGGCCGGTGAAGCGCCGGCAGCCGCTGCCGCCCCGGCCGGGGCCGACGCCGGCAAGGCGCTGTACACGTCGACCTGCCAGGCCTGCCACGCGGCGGGCGTGCTCGGCGCGCCGAAGTTCGGCAGCAAGGAAGACTGGGCGCCGCGCCTGAAGGACTCGATGGATACGGTCTACAACTACGCGCTGCACGGCAAGGGCGCGATGCCGGCGAAGGGCGGGTCGAACGCGTCGGACGCCGACGTGAAGGCGGCCGTCGACTACATGGTCAACGCGTCGAAGTAA
- a CDS encoding DUF448 domain-containing protein → MAQGKIPARAKNRFVLFVLSRRLSTSLSPRELLGQKNVFVHRATACSGCLASELTHFHDGAVPTSTRRPGSATPSVNRTITMVKSPAISCAKQKRSAPAKPRSCVERENVCDRLLRRFVVSADGSIQEDNMDKTTKGAWLLAQSKCLDAVTGAGRLENIAYAGRVGRLYNLLRRNIIDEPSPTINAETVRNICQMNGIDRASREAEGHYLRSFVTQRDEQ, encoded by the coding sequence ATGGCTCAGGGAAAAATACCTGCCCGGGCGAAAAATCGCTTTGTGCTGTTCGTGTTATCAAGACGTCTCTCTACGTCATTATCGCCACGCGAATTATTAGGTCAGAAGAATGTGTTTGTCCATCGGGCGACTGCATGTAGCGGCTGCTTAGCCAGCGAATTGACACATTTTCACGATGGCGCCGTACCGACGAGTACGCGCCGTCCCGGAAGCGCAACGCCGTCCGTCAATCGCACCATCACCATGGTGAAGTCACCAGCCATATCGTGCGCGAAGCAAAAACGCAGCGCACCCGCGAAACCGAGGTCTTGCGTTGAGCGAGAGAACGTCTGTGATAGGCTTCTTCGTCGATTCGTGGTGTCGGCTGATGGTTCGATCCAAGAGGACAATATGGACAAAACAACAAAAGGTGCGTGGCTGCTGGCGCAATCTAAATGCTTGGACGCTGTAACGGGGGCGGGACGGCTAGAAAACATCGCATATGCGGGCCGTGTCGGCAGGCTATATAACCTGCTGCGACGCAACATCATTGATGAGCCGAGCCCGACGATCAACGCGGAGACGGTACGCAATATTTGCCAGATGAACGGAATCGACCGGGCGTCTCGCGAGGCTGAGGGACACTATCTGCGGTCGTTTGTAACCCAACGCGATGAACAGTAA
- a CDS encoding PAAR domain-containing protein has translation MRRSYLMVGDKSSANGTVIEGVPMTTHHGTEPTFLGAQVTCPACKSVGRIVPTGPRWPSSMMGKEPALEGDICACKCDPPPVMIASQTDMYMTFESNHLADLGFAPSGELIEHAFKTHDQHFRIINSDGEPVEGLPYMLKSADGKTVQGITSANGKTELISADQAHDVQFFLHLAGGSE, from the coding sequence ATGAGGCGCAGCTACTTGATGGTGGGCGACAAGTCGTCTGCCAACGGAACGGTGATTGAAGGGGTGCCTATGACGACCCATCACGGCACCGAACCGACCTTTCTCGGTGCGCAGGTGACTTGTCCTGCCTGCAAATCCGTCGGCCGTATTGTCCCGACGGGGCCGCGCTGGCCGAGTTCAATGATGGGTAAGGAGCCAGCGCTGGAAGGTGACATCTGCGCCTGTAAATGCGACCCGCCCCCGGTGATGATTGCCTCTCAGACCGACATGTACATGACCTTCGAGAGCAATCATTTGGCCGACCTCGGTTTTGCGCCAAGCGGCGAGTTGATTGAGCACGCGTTCAAGACGCACGACCAGCACTTTCGGATTATCAACAGCGATGGGGAACCAGTGGAAGGGTTGCCTTATATGCTCAAGAGCGCGGATGGAAAAACCGTGCAAGGCATTACATCAGCGAACGGGAAAACCGAACTCATCTCGGCTGACCAAGCGCATGATGTCCAGTTCTTTCTTCACTTGGCGGGAGGGAGTGAGTAA
- a CDS encoding helix-turn-helix domain-containing protein, which produces MDKELEQFQADLLKSVSDMKAGKRARVTKVEPTVASLARTKVGLSQSAFALLLGVSVRTLQDWEQGRREPTGAAQTLLRIAALHPEALRDLQAA; this is translated from the coding sequence ATGGATAAGGAACTCGAACAGTTTCAGGCCGACCTGCTGAAGTCGGTTAGCGATATGAAGGCGGGAAAACGCGCACGCGTCACCAAGGTGGAACCGACCGTAGCATCGTTGGCACGCACGAAAGTTGGTCTGTCGCAGAGCGCTTTCGCTTTACTGCTCGGGGTGTCGGTACGGACGCTGCAGGATTGGGAACAAGGGCGCCGCGAACCAACCGGCGCCGCGCAGACCTTGCTGCGAATCGCGGCGCTTCATCCCGAAGCGCTACGCGATTTGCAAGCAGCCTGA
- a CDS encoding helix-turn-helix domain-containing protein — protein sequence MSKSLPVQFINGPDGTPAFVVIPYADYVAQQRVTPAPVPHEVVTRAVFDGSSPVRAWREYLGLTRAEVAQRLGISRSDYAKREKREKLRKPQRRKIAAALGITLTQLDF from the coding sequence ATGAGCAAATCACTCCCCGTTCAGTTCATCAACGGGCCGGACGGCACACCGGCCTTCGTCGTGATTCCGTACGCCGACTATGTCGCGCAGCAGCGGGTCACGCCCGCTCCGGTACCGCACGAAGTCGTGACGCGCGCCGTGTTCGACGGCAGTTCGCCCGTGCGCGCGTGGCGCGAATATCTCGGGCTGACGCGGGCCGAGGTCGCGCAGCGGCTCGGCATCAGTCGCTCGGACTACGCAAAACGCGAGAAGCGCGAGAAGCTGCGCAAGCCGCAGCGCCGGAAGATCGCGGCAGCGCTGGGCATCACGCTGACGCAGCTCGACTTCTGA